The following are encoded in a window of Vigna unguiculata cultivar IT97K-499-35 chromosome 8, ASM411807v1, whole genome shotgun sequence genomic DNA:
- the LOC114195032 gene encoding uncharacterized protein LOC114195032: protein MAMVEDFLRHKAIEFTSRATPDEADAWLRKCEKIFGVMNCADEHKLAFVVYLLNNDVEYWWAGTQQQMQTRDELVNWANFRTRFLEKYFLDTAKQDREAEFLALQQGVMYVQEFVNKFEHLARYYSQAITEEWRCLKFKQGLKHELKKVITPLRERRFPVLVEQAKSAKSLERGPNPVSRHHKNVAEAMQMKKPYNRPQTSLGPTCYQCDEPHLKRNCRQLTGGVGGSGDHRKCFICDKLGHFANNYPKKKSLDMKKPTTSPIERARAAGRVFSMTSIEATQAGNRTLEPCLLLGQSVLVLFDSRATHSFISNACVGRLKLEKRDLGCELLVLTPSLGQVATSSACVGCSMVVAVHRFKVNLPLEGLDVILGMDWLSNNHIIIDCGRRSLVFPKHEGLELILTRDAVKALQEGATCFMVMAKPEKKSTTVLVQNIPIVSEYADVISEEVPGLPPSRDIDFTIDIIPGAGLVSMTPY from the coding sequence ATGGCGATGGTGGAGGATTTCCTACGACATAAGGCTATAGAGTTCACAAGTAGAGCCACTCCGGATGAAGCTGATGCCTGGCTTCGCAAGTGCGAAAAGATTTTTGGAGTGATGAATTGTGCGGATGAACATAAGCTGGCCTTTGTTGTGTACCTATTGAACAATGATGTTGAATATTGGTGGGCAGGCACACAACAGCAGATGCAGACTAGGGATGAGCTAGTGAATTGGGCCAACTTCAGGACTCGTTTCCTGGAGAAATACTTCCTAGATACAGCTAAGCAGGATAGGGAGGCTGAGTTCTTGGCCTTGCAACAGGGAGTTATGTATGTGCAAGAGTTTGTTAACAAATTCGAGCATCTGGCAAGGTACTATTCTCAAGCGATCACTGAAGAGTGGAGGTGCCTTAAGTTTAAGCAGGGACTCAAGCATGAACTGAAGAAGGTTATCACACCTTTGAGAGAAAGAAGATTTCCAGTCTTGGTGGAACAAGCCAAGAGTGCAAAGTCTCTAGAAAGAGGACCAAATCCAGTAAGTCGACATCACAAGAATGTCGCAGAGGCTATGCAGATGAAGAAGCCTTACAACCGACCACAAACATCTCTGGGTCCCACTTGCTACCAGTGTGACGAACCCCATCTAAAGAGAAATTGTCGTCAGCTAACAGGTGGTGTAGGAGGGTCAGGTGACCATCGCAAGTGTTTCATATGCGACAAATTGGGCCACTTCGCCAATAATTATCCAAAAAAGAAGAGTCTGGACATGAAGAAACCAACAACATCACCAATAGAAAGAGCTAGAGCGGCTGGTAGGGTTTTTTCCATGACTTCCATAGAGGCTACTCAAGCAGGTAATCGTACTCTCGAGCCTTGTCTATTACTTGGTCAATCAGTATTAGTGTTGTTTGACTCTAGAGCAACACATTCTTTCATCTCTAATGCATGTGTGGGGAGATTAAAACTGGAGAAACGTGATTTGGGGTGTGAGTTGCTTGTTTTGACTCCTTCCTTGGGTCAGGTAGCTACCAGTTCAGCCTGCGTCGGGTGTTCAATGGTAGTGGCAGTTCACAGATTCAAGGTGAACTTGCCCTTGGAAGGTCTAGATGTGATATTGGGGATGGACTGGTTGTCTAACAATCAcatcataattgattgtggacggcgcagTTTGGTGTTCCCAAAACATGAAGGGCTGGAGTTGATCTTAACTCGAGATGCTGTGAAAGCATTGCAAGAAGGGGCCACTTGTTTTATGGTGATGGCTAAACCAGAAAAGAAAAGCACAACGGTGTTGGTGCAAAATATTCCAATTGTTAGTGAGTACGCAGATGTGATTTCGGAAGAAGTACCAGGATTGCCACCGAGTCGAGACATTGACTTCACCATTGACATAATTCCTGGTGCGGGTCTAGTGTCCATGACTCCATACTGA
- the LOC114193391 gene encoding uncharacterized protein LOC114193391 isoform X3 has translation MGTCSYTCRSSSISFRAKQTIAHTCGSKSIARKRDEMEKECGHSVSRGEVWIATHKHANEAFVSDEAREISEKIQVYESTSSSSVSKEISSIDSLAFAFGSQEHCGRVRGLGLGPCPSKVFGSKGHSYSGTSSSYPSNAQLQNQVSTLTSQLNEMKAMVNFLVQNYQGELPHDFTMHHAPTVSDQGSVPNEETNDQHQAPH, from the exons ATGGGGACATGTAGTTACACCTGCAGGTCATCATCAATCTCATTCAG gGCAAAGCAAACCATTGCTCACACATGTGGATCTAAGAGCATTGCAAGGAAAAGAGATGAAATG gaaaaagaGTGTGGCCATAGTGTTAGTAGAGGAGAGGTATGGATAGCAACACATAAACATGCTAATGAAGCCTTTGTGAGTGATGAAGCGAGGGAAATCAGT GAAAAAATTCAAGTATATGaatcaacatcatcatcatctgtaTCAAAAGAAATATCAAGTATTGATTCCTTAGCTTTTGCTTTTGGAAGCCAAGAACATTGTGGACGTGTtaggggtttgggtttgggtcCTTGCCCATCTAAAGTGTTTGGCTCCAAGGGTCATTCATATAGTGGAACATCTTCAAGTTATCCTTCTAATGCTCAGTTACAAAATCAG gtTTCTACATTGACATCCCAACTCAATGAAATGAAGGCAATGGTTAattttttggtacaaaattaCCAAGGAGAGTTGCCTCATGATTTTACTATGCATCATGCACCAACG gtatctgatcaaggaagtgttcctaatgaagaaacaaatgatCAACATCAAGCCCCGCATTAG
- the LOC114193391 gene encoding uncharacterized protein LOC114193391 isoform X2, translated as MAPAGIDRDHWASFVDYRLNSKTKEHALKNKDNRAKQTIAHTCGSKSIARKRDEMEKECGHSVSRGEVWIATHKHANEAFEKIQVYESTSSSSVSKEISSIDSLAFAFGSQEHCGRVRGLGLGPCPSKVFGSKGHSYSGTSSSYPSNAQLQNQVSTLTSQLNEMKAMVNFLVQNYQGELPHDFTMHHAPTVSDQGSVPNEETNDQHQAPH; from the exons ATGGCTCCAGCAGGAATAGATAGAGATCATTGGGCTTCTTTTGTGGATTATCGACTAAATTCAAAAACGAAG GAGCATGCtctgaaaaataaagataataggGCAAAGCAAACCATTGCTCACACATGTGGATCTAAGAGCATTGCAAGGAAAAGAGATGAAATG gaaaaagaGTGTGGCCATAGTGTTAGTAGAGGAGAGGTATGGATAGCAACACATAAACATGCTAATGAAGCCTTT GAAAAAATTCAAGTATATGaatcaacatcatcatcatctgtaTCAAAAGAAATATCAAGTATTGATTCCTTAGCTTTTGCTTTTGGAAGCCAAGAACATTGTGGACGTGTtaggggtttgggtttgggtcCTTGCCCATCTAAAGTGTTTGGCTCCAAGGGTCATTCATATAGTGGAACATCTTCAAGTTATCCTTCTAATGCTCAGTTACAAAATCAG gtTTCTACATTGACATCCCAACTCAATGAAATGAAGGCAATGGTTAattttttggtacaaaattaCCAAGGAGAGTTGCCTCATGATTTTACTATGCATCATGCACCAACG gtatctgatcaaggaagtgttcctaatgaagaaacaaatgatCAACATCAAGCCCCGCATTAG
- the LOC114193391 gene encoding uncharacterized protein LOC114193391 isoform X4: MAPAGIDRDHWASFVDYRLNSKTKEHALKNKDNRAKQTIAHTCGSKSIARKRDEMEKIQVYESTSSSSVSKEISSIDSLAFAFGSQEHCGRVRGLGLGPCPSKVFGSKGHSYSGTSSSYPSNAQLQNQVSTLTSQLNEMKAMVNFLVQNYQGELPHDFTMHHAPTVSDQGSVPNEETNDQHQAPH; the protein is encoded by the exons ATGGCTCCAGCAGGAATAGATAGAGATCATTGGGCTTCTTTTGTGGATTATCGACTAAATTCAAAAACGAAG GAGCATGCtctgaaaaataaagataataggGCAAAGCAAACCATTGCTCACACATGTGGATCTAAGAGCATTGCAAGGAAAAGAGATGAAATG GAAAAAATTCAAGTATATGaatcaacatcatcatcatctgtaTCAAAAGAAATATCAAGTATTGATTCCTTAGCTTTTGCTTTTGGAAGCCAAGAACATTGTGGACGTGTtaggggtttgggtttgggtcCTTGCCCATCTAAAGTGTTTGGCTCCAAGGGTCATTCATATAGTGGAACATCTTCAAGTTATCCTTCTAATGCTCAGTTACAAAATCAG gtTTCTACATTGACATCCCAACTCAATGAAATGAAGGCAATGGTTAattttttggtacaaaattaCCAAGGAGAGTTGCCTCATGATTTTACTATGCATCATGCACCAACG gtatctgatcaaggaagtgttcctaatgaagaaacaaatgatCAACATCAAGCCCCGCATTAG
- the LOC114193391 gene encoding uncharacterized protein LOC114193391 isoform X1: MAPAGIDRDHWASFVDYRLNSKTKEHALKNKDNRAKQTIAHTCGSKSIARKRDEMEKECGHSVSRGEVWIATHKHANEAFVSDEAREISEKIQVYESTSSSSVSKEISSIDSLAFAFGSQEHCGRVRGLGLGPCPSKVFGSKGHSYSGTSSSYPSNAQLQNQVSTLTSQLNEMKAMVNFLVQNYQGELPHDFTMHHAPTVSDQGSVPNEETNDQHQAPH; the protein is encoded by the exons ATGGCTCCAGCAGGAATAGATAGAGATCATTGGGCTTCTTTTGTGGATTATCGACTAAATTCAAAAACGAAG GAGCATGCtctgaaaaataaagataataggGCAAAGCAAACCATTGCTCACACATGTGGATCTAAGAGCATTGCAAGGAAAAGAGATGAAATG gaaaaagaGTGTGGCCATAGTGTTAGTAGAGGAGAGGTATGGATAGCAACACATAAACATGCTAATGAAGCCTTTGTGAGTGATGAAGCGAGGGAAATCAGT GAAAAAATTCAAGTATATGaatcaacatcatcatcatctgtaTCAAAAGAAATATCAAGTATTGATTCCTTAGCTTTTGCTTTTGGAAGCCAAGAACATTGTGGACGTGTtaggggtttgggtttgggtcCTTGCCCATCTAAAGTGTTTGGCTCCAAGGGTCATTCATATAGTGGAACATCTTCAAGTTATCCTTCTAATGCTCAGTTACAAAATCAG gtTTCTACATTGACATCCCAACTCAATGAAATGAAGGCAATGGTTAattttttggtacaaaattaCCAAGGAGAGTTGCCTCATGATTTTACTATGCATCATGCACCAACG gtatctgatcaaggaagtgttcctaatgaagaaacaaatgatCAACATCAAGCCCCGCATTAG